One window of Candidatus Fermentibacter sp. genomic DNA carries:
- the ispG gene encoding flavodoxin-dependent (E)-4-hydroxy-3-methylbut-2-enyl-diphosphate synthase → MRIRRRRSRAVSVGGVAIGGGAPVSVQSMTNTPTSDARATIAQIGALARAGAQIVRVSVPDDASASALRSIAAESCVPLVADIHFRHDLAIAAVDAGVSKLRINPGNIRRPADVRAVAEKAASKGIPIRIGINSGSIPGDLREKFGTGADALWAAAERHLRMLDETGFTDTVISLKASDPMTTVEANMRAARECDRPLHLGVTEAGPSLGGAVRSSVAMALLLARGIGDTIRVSLSGPPEDEPFVAWEILSSLGLGSIHPRLVSCPTCARTRIDVAGLAEEVSGMLRGMRGSFTVAVMGCEVNGPGEARDADFAVIGSPAGVILFEGGRRLPGTVSPGEVRVRISEELERLARQHGGPVS, encoded by the coding sequence ATGAGGATCCGCAGGAGAAGGTCACGGGCGGTATCGGTCGGCGGAGTGGCGATCGGCGGCGGTGCCCCCGTGTCCGTCCAGTCCATGACGAACACGCCCACTTCCGACGCCCGTGCCACCATCGCACAGATAGGGGCGCTGGCGAGAGCCGGAGCCCAGATAGTCAGGGTCTCGGTCCCCGACGACGCATCCGCCTCCGCCCTCCGTTCGATAGCCGCGGAGAGCTGCGTCCCGCTTGTGGCGGACATCCACTTCCGGCACGATCTGGCGATCGCTGCGGTCGATGCCGGGGTCTCCAAGCTGCGCATCAACCCGGGCAACATCCGCAGGCCCGCGGATGTCCGGGCCGTGGCCGAGAAGGCTGCTTCGAAAGGCATCCCGATCCGGATCGGCATCAATTCCGGGAGCATCCCGGGAGATCTCAGGGAGAAGTTCGGCACCGGGGCGGACGCGCTCTGGGCCGCGGCCGAGCGCCATCTCCGGATGCTCGACGAAACCGGCTTCACCGACACCGTCATCTCGCTCAAGGCGAGCGACCCGATGACGACGGTGGAGGCCAACATGCGGGCGGCCAGGGAGTGCGACAGGCCCCTCCACCTCGGTGTGACCGAAGCCGGACCCTCCCTCGGGGGGGCGGTCAGGAGCTCGGTGGCCATGGCCCTCCTGCTGGCGAGGGGAATAGGCGACACGATCAGGGTCTCTCTGTCCGGCCCTCCCGAGGACGAGCCCTTCGTGGCATGGGAGATCCTCTCCTCGCTCGGGCTGGGGAGCATCCACCCCAGGCTGGTGAGCTGCCCCACCTGCGCCAGAACGCGGATAGACGTGGCGGGGCTTGCGGAGGAGGTTTCCGGGATGCTCAGGGGGATGCGCGGTTCGTTCACGGTAGCTGTTATGGGATGCGAGGTCAACGGTCCCGGGGAGGCCCGGGACGCTGATTTCGCCGTAATCGGGAGCCCCGCCGGGGTCATACTGTTCGAGGGGGGCCGGAGACTCCCCGGGACGGTGAGCCCGGGCGAGGTCCGCGTCAGGATATCGGAGGAGCTCGAAAGGCTCGCCAGACAACACGGAGGTCCGGTAAGTTGA